One genomic region from Stackebrandtia nassauensis DSM 44728 encodes:
- the dut gene encoding dUTP diphosphatase has translation MSANDVTVQVRRLDQGLPLPEYAKPGDAGADLYAAGDVTLAPGQRALVPTGVAVALPTGYVGLVHPRSGLAARCGVTVLNAPGTVDAGYRGEIRVNLVNTDTTQPVTLLRGDRIAQLVVQRVERAGFHEVDELPASERGAAGHGSTGGFPQSTGSMNMAATGHGKDGE, from the coding sequence GTGAGCGCGAACGACGTCACGGTGCAGGTACGTCGACTTGACCAGGGGCTACCCCTGCCCGAATACGCCAAACCCGGCGACGCGGGCGCCGACCTGTACGCCGCCGGTGACGTGACCCTGGCGCCGGGACAGCGCGCGCTCGTCCCCACCGGGGTCGCCGTGGCGCTGCCGACCGGATATGTCGGACTCGTACACCCCCGTTCCGGTCTGGCCGCTCGATGCGGTGTGACGGTGCTCAACGCGCCCGGTACGGTCGACGCCGGTTACCGCGGTGAGATTCGCGTCAACCTCGTCAACACCGACACGACCCAGCCGGTGACCCTGCTCCGCGGCGACCGCATCGCGCAGTTGGTCGTCCAGCGGGTGGAGCGGGCCGGTTTTCACGAAGTGGACGAACTTCCCGCCTCGGAACGCGGTGCGGCGGGGCACGGATCGACCGGTGGATTCCCACAGTCGACCGGATCGATGAACATGGCCGCTACCGGCCATGGGAAAGATGGAGAATAA
- a CDS encoding BlaI/MecI/CopY family transcriptional regulator, whose protein sequence is MARLGELEHAIMEVLWSDPEPQTARQVRDALTDRDLAATTILTVLSRLEAKGLVTRDRSSRAHRYQPTDAREVHVAALMRQALDSAPDADAALARFADAVTAEEAQALTEALDEAMRRRHKEGGK, encoded by the coding sequence GTGGCCCGGCTGGGAGAACTCGAACACGCCATCATGGAAGTTCTCTGGTCGGATCCCGAACCCCAGACAGCCCGGCAGGTGCGGGACGCGCTGACCGACCGGGACCTCGCCGCGACCACCATCCTCACGGTGCTGTCACGGCTCGAGGCCAAGGGCCTGGTCACCCGCGACCGATCCAGCCGCGCCCACCGCTACCAGCCCACCGACGCCCGCGAGGTCCACGTCGCCGCGCTGATGCGCCAGGCCCTGGACTCCGCGCCCGACGCCGACGCCGCGCTGGCCCGGTTCGCCGACGCCGTCACCGCCGAGGAGGCCCAGGCGTTGACCGAGGCCCTGGACGAGGCCATGCGCCGTAGACACAAAGAGGGCGGCAAATAA
- a CDS encoding DEAD/DEAH box helicase: MPVIDRDSLPPLRTWQRKAMVAYHRNAAEDFLAVATPGAGKTTFALRIALDLLDSGIVSQVTVVAPTEHLKTQWSQAAARVGINLDPTFRNADVFLSNDFHGAVVTYAQVGADPSVHKRRTLARPTLVILDEIHHAGDARSWGEGVQAAFTPAVRRLALTGTPFRSDDNPIPFVSYEHGADGSLRSRPDSVYGYTHALTDGVVRPVMFIAYSGQARWRSSAGEELSVRLGEPLTKDLTAQAWRTALDPLGEWIPQVLRAADSRLNALRAAGMPDAGGLVIASDQNSARAYSKILGTITGERPALVLSDDAGSSDRIAKFTESDERWMIAVRMVSEGVDIPRLAVGVYATNAHTPLFFAQAIGRFVRSRRRGETASVFVPSVAPILELAAQLEADRDHVIAPETDTDPEDLLAEAQRQRDEPDGLRGERETLAATAELDQVIFDGASFGTPIQPGSPEEEEFLGLPGLLTPEQVSMLLQKRQADQLSTARPGAQASVKTETRPLSAAERRIALRKQLNALVSAQHHATNVPHGKIHAELRRRCGGPPSAQATIEQLEQRIEAIKDL; this comes from the coding sequence ATGCCCGTGATCGACCGGGACTCATTGCCTCCATTGCGGACCTGGCAGCGCAAGGCCATGGTCGCGTACCACCGCAACGCCGCCGAGGACTTCCTCGCCGTGGCCACCCCCGGAGCCGGGAAGACCACCTTCGCGCTGCGGATCGCCCTGGACCTGCTGGACAGCGGCATCGTGTCGCAGGTGACGGTCGTGGCACCCACCGAGCACCTGAAGACACAGTGGTCGCAGGCCGCGGCGAGGGTGGGCATCAACCTGGACCCCACCTTCCGCAACGCCGACGTCTTCCTGTCCAACGACTTCCACGGCGCCGTGGTCACCTACGCCCAGGTCGGCGCCGACCCGTCGGTCCACAAACGCCGGACCCTGGCCAGGCCCACCCTGGTGATCCTGGACGAGATCCACCACGCCGGTGACGCCCGCTCCTGGGGCGAGGGCGTGCAGGCCGCGTTCACGCCCGCCGTGCGCCGTCTGGCCCTGACCGGTACCCCGTTCCGCTCCGACGACAACCCGATCCCGTTCGTGTCCTACGAGCACGGCGCCGACGGCAGTCTGCGGTCCCGCCCCGACTCGGTCTACGGCTACACCCACGCCCTGACCGACGGCGTGGTCCGCCCCGTCATGTTCATCGCCTACTCCGGCCAGGCCCGCTGGCGCTCCAGCGCGGGCGAGGAGCTGTCGGTGCGGCTGGGCGAACCGCTCACCAAGGACCTCACCGCGCAGGCCTGGCGCACCGCCCTGGACCCGCTGGGGGAGTGGATCCCGCAGGTGCTGCGGGCCGCCGACTCGCGCCTCAACGCGCTGCGGGCCGCCGGAATGCCCGACGCGGGCGGCCTGGTCATCGCCTCCGACCAGAACTCGGCCCGCGCCTACTCCAAGATCCTGGGCACCATCACCGGTGAACGTCCCGCCCTGGTCCTTTCCGACGACGCCGGATCCAGCGACCGGATCGCGAAGTTCACCGAATCCGACGAACGCTGGATGATCGCCGTGCGCATGGTCAGCGAGGGTGTCGACATCCCGCGGCTCGCGGTGGGCGTCTACGCCACCAACGCCCACACCCCGCTGTTCTTCGCCCAGGCCATCGGACGCTTCGTGCGGTCCCGCCGCCGCGGCGAGACCGCCTCGGTGTTCGTGCCCAGTGTCGCGCCCATCCTGGAGCTGGCCGCCCAACTGGAGGCCGACCGCGACCACGTCATCGCCCCCGAGACCGACACCGACCCCGAGGACCTGCTCGCCGAGGCGCAGCGCCAACGCGACGAACCCGACGGTCTGCGCGGCGAACGCGAGACCCTCGCGGCGACCGCCGAGCTCGACCAGGTCATCTTCGACGGGGCCTCCTTCGGCACCCCGATCCAGCCCGGCTCCCCCGAGGAGGAGGAGTTCCTCGGCCTGCCGGGCCTGCTCACCCCCGAGCAGGTCTCGATGCTGTTGCAGAAACGCCAGGCCGACCAACTGTCCACCGCCCGCCCGGGCGCTCAGGCCAGCGTCAAGACCGAGACCCGGCCGCTGTCGGCGGCCGAACGCCGCATCGCGTTGCGCAAGCAGCTCAACGCCCTGGTTTCGGCCCAGCACCACGCCACCAACGTCCCGCACGGCAAGATCCACGCCGAACTGCGCCGCCGCTGCGGCGGTCCCCCCAGCGCCCAGGCCACCATCGAACAACTCGAACAGCGCATCGAGGCCATCAAGGACCTCTGA
- a CDS encoding RNA polymerase sigma factor, with translation MTDASPNGTDVRSLTESLLQLAGERGGQLASAEVATFLESAQVAPAQGKKILRALANADVTVVVDDSAKPRRAVPAARSATAASKATTAKAETKQPAAKKAAKKATKAAAKKTTAKKKATDEAATDAELTDVEQADGEAKTAAKKTAAKKTAKKATKAAVKKTAKKATAKKATDANGDEEPTAADLAAAEGDDDLAAEAAAKKSTRKSAKKTAKKSSKKDGKKDEDGEGSDGFDWDDEDSEALKQARKDAEMTASADSVRAYLKQIGKVPLLNAAQEVELAKRIEAGLYAVERLRQLKEAGEEIPTQVRRDLEWVTRDGDRAKNHLLAANLRLVVSLAKRYTGRGMAFLDLIQEGNLGLIRAVEKFDYTKGFKFSTYATWWIRQAITRAMADQARTIRIPVHMVEVINKLGRIQRELLQDLGREPAPEELAKEMDISPEKVLEIQQYAREPISLDQTIGDEGDSQLGDFIEDSEAVVAVDAVSFSLLQGQLQQVLQTLSEREAGVVRLRFGLTDGQPRTLDEIGQVYGVTRERIRQIESKTMSKLRHPSRSQVLRDYLD, from the coding sequence GTGACAGACGCGAGCCCCAACGGTACTGATGTCCGTTCACTCACGGAATCGCTGCTCCAACTGGCAGGCGAACGGGGTGGTCAACTCGCCTCCGCCGAGGTTGCCACATTCCTTGAGTCGGCGCAGGTGGCCCCGGCGCAGGGCAAGAAGATCCTGCGCGCCCTGGCCAACGCCGACGTGACCGTCGTCGTGGACGACTCGGCCAAGCCGCGCCGTGCGGTTCCGGCGGCGCGCTCGGCGACCGCCGCCTCCAAGGCGACCACGGCCAAGGCCGAGACCAAGCAGCCGGCGGCGAAGAAGGCGGCCAAGAAGGCCACCAAGGCCGCGGCCAAGAAGACCACCGCCAAGAAGAAGGCGACGGACGAGGCCGCGACCGACGCCGAGCTCACCGACGTCGAGCAGGCTGACGGCGAGGCCAAGACCGCGGCCAAGAAGACCGCGGCGAAGAAGACCGCCAAGAAGGCCACCAAGGCCGCCGTCAAGAAGACGGCGAAGAAGGCGACCGCCAAGAAGGCCACCGACGCCAACGGCGACGAGGAGCCGACCGCCGCCGACCTGGCCGCCGCCGAGGGCGATGACGACCTCGCCGCCGAGGCCGCCGCCAAGAAGTCAACCCGCAAGTCCGCGAAGAAGACCGCCAAGAAGTCGTCCAAGAAGGACGGCAAGAAGGACGAGGACGGCGAGGGCTCGGACGGCTTCGACTGGGACGACGAGGACTCCGAGGCGCTGAAGCAGGCCCGCAAGGACGCCGAGATGACCGCCTCGGCGGACTCGGTACGCGCCTACCTCAAGCAGATCGGCAAGGTGCCGCTGCTGAACGCGGCCCAGGAAGTCGAACTGGCCAAGCGCATCGAGGCGGGTTTGTACGCCGTCGAGCGGCTGCGTCAGCTCAAGGAGGCCGGCGAGGAGATCCCGACCCAGGTCCGCCGGGACCTGGAATGGGTCACCCGCGACGGCGACCGCGCCAAGAACCACCTGCTGGCCGCGAACCTGCGGCTGGTGGTGTCGCTGGCCAAGCGCTACACCGGTCGCGGCATGGCGTTCCTGGACCTGATTCAGGAGGGCAACCTCGGCCTGATCCGCGCCGTGGAGAAGTTCGACTACACCAAGGGCTTCAAGTTCTCCACCTACGCCACCTGGTGGATCCGCCAGGCCATCACCCGCGCCATGGCCGACCAGGCCCGCACCATCCGGATACCGGTGCACATGGTCGAGGTCATCAACAAGCTGGGCCGGATCCAGCGCGAGCTGCTGCAGGACCTCGGACGCGAACCCGCGCCGGAGGAACTGGCCAAGGAGATGGACATCTCCCCGGAGAAGGTCCTGGAGATCCAGCAGTACGCGCGCGAGCCGATCTCGCTGGACCAGACCATCGGCGACGAGGGCGACAGCCAGCTGGGTGACTTCATCGAGGACTCCGAGGCGGTCGTGGCCGTCGACGCGGTGTCGTTCTCGTTGTTGCAGGGCCAGTTGCAGCAGGTGTTGCAGACCCTGTCGGAACGTGAGGCGGGCGTGGTACGGCTGCGCTTCGGTCTCACCGACGGTCAACCGCGCACTTTGGACGAGATCGGGCAGGTCTACGGAGTGACGCGGGAGCGGATCCGGCAGATCGAGTCCAAGACGATGTCGAAGCTGCGGCACCCGTCCCGCTCCCAGGTTCTGCGCGACTACCTCGACTAG
- a CDS encoding LytR C-terminal domain-containing protein, with amino-acid sequence MRITQVRALIVVGVLILIAVSTSWYAIANDSQTAAGRENCEPGDIPVDVTLPEPHQVSVKVLNATNTSDLAGSAAGSLKEYGFKIEDTGESKKDEGKSSVEIHYGPKALGGGHLLRSYFADDTAVFDLKNENDFVEIILFDGFQQVNTESDARNEVGIIGRPEAPEGTCAIE; translated from the coding sequence GTGCGTATAACGCAAGTCCGCGCCTTGATCGTCGTGGGAGTCCTCATACTGATCGCGGTGTCGACATCGTGGTACGCGATCGCGAACGACTCCCAGACGGCGGCAGGCCGCGAGAATTGCGAGCCCGGTGACATACCGGTCGACGTCACGCTGCCCGAACCCCACCAAGTCAGCGTGAAGGTCCTCAACGCCACCAACACCTCCGATCTGGCCGGTTCGGCCGCCGGATCGCTGAAGGAGTACGGCTTCAAGATCGAGGACACCGGTGAATCCAAAAAGGATGAGGGCAAGAGTTCGGTAGAGATCCACTATGGCCCGAAGGCGCTGGGCGGTGGGCATCTGCTGCGTTCCTACTTCGCCGACGACACCGCCGTCTTCGACCTGAAGAACGAGAACGACTTCGTCGAGATCATCCTGTTCGACGGGTTCCAACAGGTCAACACCGAAAGCGACGCTCGCAACGAGGTCGGCATCATCGGCCGCCCGGAAGCCCCCGAAGGAACCTGCGCGATCGAGTAA
- a CDS encoding DUF3710 domain-containing protein, whose amino-acid sequence MFGRKRRRQEEEAVEETVDVVEDDAAPEATTGPYDAADAPEDDEQHLDLGSMRIPALAGLKVGVASDERGNTRPEVVISTEDSVMRLLACAAPRTEGIWDEVRAELAESLSKQGGKVEEIEDGPYGAELRAQQPAGQNDTVTIRFVGIDGPRWFLRVMFQGACATDPEAAPVLDECLRGVVVDRGVEAMPVREPLTLRLTPEMAEQQKKQAESAAATEAPAKANGAERAGARKRKPSPKPRKR is encoded by the coding sequence GTGTTTGGACGTAAGCGTCGGCGCCAGGAAGAAGAAGCCGTCGAAGAGACCGTCGACGTCGTGGAAGACGACGCCGCCCCCGAAGCGACGACGGGGCCCTACGACGCCGCCGACGCTCCCGAAGACGACGAGCAGCACCTCGACCTGGGCAGCATGCGGATCCCGGCGCTGGCCGGACTGAAGGTCGGCGTCGCCAGCGACGAACGCGGCAACACCCGCCCCGAGGTCGTCATCTCCACCGAGGACAGCGTGATGCGGCTGCTGGCCTGCGCCGCGCCCCGCACCGAGGGCATCTGGGACGAGGTACGCGCCGAACTGGCCGAATCGCTGTCCAAACAGGGCGGCAAGGTCGAGGAGATCGAGGACGGCCCCTACGGCGCCGAACTGCGGGCCCAGCAGCCCGCCGGTCAGAACGACACCGTGACGATCCGCTTCGTCGGCATCGACGGCCCCCGCTGGTTCCTGCGGGTCATGTTCCAGGGCGCCTGCGCCACCGACCCCGAGGCCGCGCCGGTCCTGGACGAGTGCCTGCGGGGCGTCGTCGTCGACCGTGGCGTGGAGGCGATGCCGGTGCGCGAGCCGCTGACATTGCGGCTGACGCCCGAGATGGCCGAGCAGCAGAAGAAGCAGGCCGAGAGCGCGGCCGCGACCGAGGCACCCGCCAAGGCCAACGGCGCCGAACGCGCCGGAGCCCGCAAACGCAAGCCGTCCCCCAAACCGCGCAAGCGCTGA
- a CDS encoding DUF3039 domain-containing protein, translated as MTETFQGDGGTILKEQTSPDYRMDEGDEDRFAHYVPKDKLMEAMVTGTPIRALCGKLWIPSRDPERFPLCPMCKEIFESMKGDD; from the coding sequence ATGACTGAGACTTTCCAGGGTGACGGCGGCACGATCCTCAAGGAGCAGACGAGCCCCGACTACCGGATGGACGAGGGCGACGAGGATCGGTTCGCGCACTACGTCCCCAAGGACAAACTCATGGAAGCCATGGTCACCGGCACCCCGATCCGGGCGCTGTGCGGCAAACTGTGGATCCCGTCGCGCGACCCGGAGCGCTTCCCGCTGTGCCCCATGTGCAAAGAGATCTTCGAATCCATGAAGGGCGACGACTAG
- a CDS encoding DUF3099 domain-containing protein has product MAQSHAKPALITDAEQSRHEQLRSRQIRYGVMMGIRALLLIIATVLVMAEVPLLWLWLSACAVGMVVLPWSAVLIANDRPAKKQHRMRRFGASKAEEPEARRLDSAEAKVIDIDSPGDATP; this is encoded by the coding sequence ATGGCCCAGTCGCACGCGAAACCGGCGCTCATCACCGACGCCGAGCAAAGCCGCCACGAGCAGCTGCGCAGCCGCCAGATCCGGTACGGGGTCATGATGGGGATCCGGGCACTGCTGTTGATCATCGCCACCGTCCTGGTGATGGCCGAGGTTCCGCTGCTGTGGCTGTGGTTGTCGGCCTGCGCGGTGGGTATGGTGGTGCTGCCCTGGTCGGCGGTGCTGATCGCCAACGACCGTCCCGCCAAGAAGCAGCACCGGATGCGGCGCTTCGGAGCCTCCAAAGCCGAGGAACCCGAAGCCCGACGGCTGGACAGCGCCGAGGCCAAGGTGATTGACATCGATTCGCCGGGCGATGCCACTCCGTGA
- a CDS encoding DUF7455 domain-containing protein — protein sequence MTPTLTPPPETQARPVSGERCDRCSASAKLRITLAGGDDLVFCGHHANKYAENLAKIAVDFIADAEFDWRGSDMLASKN from the coding sequence ATGACACCCACCCTGACGCCCCCACCCGAGACGCAGGCACGCCCGGTCTCCGGTGAGCGCTGCGACCGGTGTAGCGCTTCGGCGAAGCTGCGCATCACCCTCGCTGGCGGAGACGACCTCGTTTTCTGCGGTCACCACGCCAACAAGTACGCCGAGAACCTCGCCAAGATCGCGGTCGACTTCATCGCCGACGCGGAGTTCGACTGGCGCGGAAGTGACATGCTTGCCTCCAAGAACTAA
- the dtd gene encoding D-aminoacyl-tRNA deacylase produces MRAVVQTVSQAAVTVDDETVGEISDGLLVLVGVTHDDTADDAAAMARKIWELRIMDGERSASDLGAPILVVSQFTLYADTRKGRRPSWGAAAPGPVAEPLVEAVIASLRELGAKVETGRFGAMMLVSSINVGPRTIILER; encoded by the coding sequence ATGCGAGCAGTGGTACAGACCGTCAGCCAGGCTGCGGTGACGGTGGACGACGAGACGGTCGGCGAGATCAGCGACGGACTGCTGGTCCTGGTGGGGGTCACCCACGACGACACCGCCGACGACGCCGCGGCGATGGCCCGCAAGATCTGGGAACTGCGCATAATGGACGGCGAGAGGTCGGCCTCCGATCTCGGCGCCCCGATTCTCGTGGTGAGCCAGTTCACCCTCTACGCCGACACCCGCAAGGGCCGCCGACCCAGCTGGGGCGCCGCCGCCCCCGGACCGGTCGCCGAACCGCTGGTCGAAGCGGTGATCGCCAGCCTCCGCGAGCTCGGCGCCAAGGTCGAGACCGGACGGTTCGGAGCCATGATGTTGGTGAGCAGCATCAACGTTGGCCCGCGCACCATCATCTTGGAACGGTAG
- a CDS encoding DUF4193 domain-containing protein, whose amino-acid sequence MATDYDAPRRDTEESGDDSLEELKARRADAQSGSVDVDEAEVAENFELPGADLADEELTVKVLPMQNDEFRCSSCFLVHHRSQLASQKKGKLICRDCAA is encoded by the coding sequence ATGGCTACCGACTACGACGCGCCGCGCCGCGACACCGAGGAATCTGGGGATGACAGTCTGGAAGAGCTGAAGGCGCGCCGCGCCGACGCGCAATCGGGCAGTGTGGATGTTGACGAGGCTGAGGTCGCAGAGAATTTTGAGCTGCCTGGAGCTGATCTCGCCGACGAAGAGTTGACGGTGAAGGTTTTGCCGATGCAGAACGACGAATTCCGTTGCTCGAGCTGCTTCTTGGTCCACCATCGCAGCCAGCTTGCCTCCCAGAAGAAGGGCAAGCTGATCTGCCGTGACTGCGCCGCGTGA
- a CDS encoding sigma-70 family RNA polymerase sigma factor — MLTTTLTDTDATPVGDSASAPTDSVRAYLNGIGKHRLINAAEEVDLAKAIETGLFAEWRLSDPARPIDDLQLERDLRQIVAEGRRAKSMLLKANLRLVVSIAKRYVGRGVALLDLIQEGNLGLIRAVEKFDYTKGFKFSTYATWWIRQAITRAMADQARTIRVPAHTAEQINRIAKIRRELTAEQGREPRHEEIAERMGLEPYRVLELLSYDRDPISLDQPVSDDRQTPLSDLVARPVDPAAEPNPANAQLRQELERALTDLPARERAVLRARFGIDDGRQRTLEEVGEELGLSRERVRQLEKLSLNKLREPGMARALAEYLG, encoded by the coding sequence GTGCTAACCACCACGTTGACCGACACGGACGCCACCCCTGTCGGCGACTCCGCGTCGGCTCCAACGGATTCGGTCCGCGCCTACCTCAACGGGATCGGCAAGCACCGCCTCATCAACGCCGCCGAGGAGGTCGACCTGGCCAAGGCCATCGAGACCGGCCTGTTCGCCGAATGGCGGCTGAGTGACCCCGCACGCCCCATCGACGATCTCCAGCTGGAACGGGACCTCCGCCAGATCGTCGCCGAGGGCAGGCGCGCCAAGTCGATGCTGCTGAAGGCCAACCTGCGGCTGGTCGTCAGCATCGCCAAACGGTACGTCGGACGGGGCGTGGCACTGCTGGACCTGATTCAGGAGGGCAACCTCGGCCTGATCCGCGCCGTGGAGAAGTTCGACTACACCAAGGGCTTCAAGTTCTCCACCTACGCCACCTGGTGGATCCGCCAGGCCATCACCCGCGCCATGGCCGACCAGGCCCGCACCATCCGGGTGCCCGCCCACACCGCCGAGCAGATCAACCGGATCGCCAAGATCCGGCGCGAACTGACCGCCGAGCAGGGACGGGAACCCCGGCACGAGGAGATCGCCGAGCGGATGGGCCTGGAGCCGTACCGGGTGCTGGAACTGCTGTCCTACGACCGCGACCCGATCAGCCTGGACCAGCCGGTCAGCGACGACCGGCAGACACCGCTGTCGGACCTGGTCGCCCGCCCGGTCGACCCCGCCGCCGAACCCAACCCCGCCAACGCCCAGCTGCGTCAGGAACTGGAGCGGGCGCTGACCGACCTGCCCGCCCGGGAACGAGCGGTACTGCGGGCCCGGTTCGGCATCGACGACGGCCGCCAGCGCACCCTGGAGGAGGTCGGCGAGGAGTTGGGACTGTCGCGAGAGCGGGTGCGGCAGCTGGAGAAGCTGTCGCTGAACAAGTTGCGTGAGCCCGGAATGGCCAGGGCACTGGCCGAGTATCTGGGCTGA
- a CDS encoding DUF3093 domain-containing protein: MASADRTAFDERLTVPLWWWPIALLVASGLAVEIGLGVPGLVTWLPFTILLPATVALLWWAGRIRVRVDAEEFRVDDARLPLECVGTVEVLRDSRVRDALSAQLHPLAFVIQRPWVRSAVRVEVVDDEDPTPYWIVSTRRPERLRDALTRAETDSDSPRREPSSSARS; this comes from the coding sequence ATGGCCTCCGCAGACCGTACCGCCTTCGACGAGCGGCTCACCGTCCCACTGTGGTGGTGGCCCATCGCCTTGCTCGTGGCCAGTGGCCTGGCCGTGGAGATCGGGCTCGGTGTTCCGGGCTTGGTGACGTGGTTGCCCTTCACCATTCTGCTCCCGGCGACGGTGGCGCTGTTGTGGTGGGCCGGGCGAATCCGCGTCCGGGTCGACGCGGAGGAGTTCCGGGTGGACGACGCGCGACTCCCGCTGGAATGCGTGGGCACGGTCGAGGTGCTGCGCGACTCCCGGGTGCGCGACGCCCTGTCGGCGCAGTTGCATCCGCTGGCCTTCGTCATCCAGCGGCCCTGGGTCCGCTCGGCGGTGCGCGTCGAGGTCGTCGACGACGAAGATCCCACCCCGTACTGGATCGTCTCTACCCGCCGGCCGGAGCGGCTGCGGGACGCGCTGACTCGCGCCGAGACGGATTCCGATTCCCCCCGGCGCGAGCCCTCCAGCTCGGCGCGTTCGTGA
- a CDS encoding M56 family metallopeptidase — MPTWVSIVVLGALAIALLGPIPAILERASWPSREPRAALVLWQAVGLAGGVSVLGVAIATALAPLGDTPWDAAMTWLATVWSGDLTGGLETFHLILLGMAMAITFRLAGVMPVTIWRTWTARRRHRDLVGLVSRPWPATRPGHGHVLEHPAAAVYCLPGGVGRDAPRVVFTTGALSALDDDELAAVLAHEHAHLVERHDLVALPFFAWVTALPWFPGVRRARSSVATLLEMVADDRAATQVSPATLASALARIGTAAAGRAATPVGAIAVDGGGVLQRVRRLLCPPDRSRRWRVSAYLLAAGLIVAPFLAITTIH, encoded by the coding sequence ATGCCGACCTGGGTCAGCATCGTCGTGCTGGGAGCGCTGGCCATCGCGCTCCTGGGACCGATACCCGCCATTTTGGAACGAGCGAGTTGGCCCAGCCGCGAACCCCGGGCCGCGCTGGTGCTGTGGCAGGCCGTGGGCCTGGCCGGCGGCGTCAGCGTCCTGGGCGTCGCGATCGCCACCGCGCTGGCCCCGCTGGGCGACACCCCGTGGGACGCCGCCATGACCTGGCTGGCCACCGTGTGGTCCGGCGACCTCACCGGCGGCCTGGAGACCTTCCACCTGATCCTGCTGGGCATGGCCATGGCCATCACCTTCCGGCTGGCCGGGGTCATGCCGGTGACCATCTGGCGCACCTGGACCGCCCGCCGTCGCCACCGCGACCTGGTCGGCCTGGTGTCGCGCCCCTGGCCCGCCACCCGGCCCGGCCACGGCCACGTCCTGGAACACCCGGCCGCGGCCGTCTACTGCCTGCCCGGCGGCGTCGGCCGTGACGCCCCCCGGGTCGTGTTCACCACCGGTGCCCTGTCAGCCCTCGACGACGACGAACTGGCCGCCGTGCTCGCCCACGAGCACGCCCACCTCGTCGAACGCCACGACCTGGTGGCGCTGCCGTTCTTCGCGTGGGTGACCGCGCTGCCGTGGTTCCCGGGCGTGCGCCGGGCCCGCTCCAGCGTCGCGACGCTGCTGGAGATGGTCGCCGACGACCGGGCCGCCACCCAGGTGTCCCCGGCGACGCTGGCCTCGGCGCTGGCCCGCATCGGCACCGCCGCGGCCGGACGCGCCGCCACCCCGGTGGGCGCGATCGCCGTCGACGGCGGCGGAGTCCTGCAACGGGTGCGACGGCTGCTGTGCCCGCCCGACCGATCCCGGCGCTGGCGCGTCAGCGCCTACCTGCTGGCCGCCGGTCTCATCGTGGCGCCGTTCCTGGCGATCACGACCATCCACTGA
- a CDS encoding trimeric intracellular cation channel family protein — protein sequence MFFLWLNLAGTIVFAASGAAAAVAKRLDLFGVVVVGVVTALGGGVFRDVVIGRIPPLAFTDWRYPTAAAVTAALVFWVHAQVFRLRRTMLTLDAAGLALFTVVGTTAALEAGVPWLGSCVIGTITGVGGGVLRDVLTAQIPAVLQREIYAVASMSGATVIVLANYFSLGTIWTSLAAAALVFGLRLLSSWRNWSAPVPKTPKI from the coding sequence TTGTTCTTTCTGTGGCTCAACCTCGCCGGGACCATCGTGTTCGCGGCCTCGGGCGCGGCGGCGGCCGTGGCCAAACGGCTGGACCTGTTCGGGGTGGTGGTCGTCGGTGTCGTGACCGCGTTGGGCGGCGGGGTGTTCCGTGACGTCGTCATCGGACGGATTCCGCCGCTGGCGTTCACCGACTGGCGGTACCCGACCGCCGCCGCCGTCACGGCGGCGCTGGTGTTCTGGGTGCACGCCCAGGTGTTCCGGTTGCGCCGCACCATGTTGACGCTGGACGCGGCCGGGCTGGCGCTGTTCACGGTCGTGGGCACCACGGCGGCGCTGGAGGCGGGGGTGCCGTGGCTGGGGTCGTGCGTGATCGGGACGATCACGGGCGTCGGCGGCGGGGTGCTGCGTGATGTTCTGACGGCCCAGATCCCGGCGGTGCTGCAACGGGAGATCTACGCGGTGGCGTCGATGTCCGGTGCCACCGTCATCGTGTTGGCCAACTACTTCTCGCTGGGCACGATCTGGACCTCGCTGGCCGCCGCGGCGCTGGTGTTCGGGCTGCGGCTGTTGTCCTCGTGGCGCAACTGGTCGGCGCCGGTGCCGAAGACACCCAAGATCTAG